The Candidatus Poribacteria bacterium region CGGATCGACCGAGTACCGAATGCCCTCGGGGAAGCTGGGCAATGGCACGTACTACTGGCGAGTCGCCTCCTCCACGGTGCGGGACTACCTCGGTCCGTGGTCCGAGATGCGGTCGTTCACCGTCGATGCGTCCAACGTCGTGTTCGCCGATGTCGTCTACGCGGACACGGCAAGCGCGATCGTCGAGGTCCGCGCCGAGCGCATGACCGGGCTCTTCGGCTACCAAGCGGCGCTGGCGTTCGACCCGTCGGTGCTTCAGGTCGAGTCCGTCGAGGAGGGAGGTTTCTTGAAGCAAGCGGGCGCTGCGACAAACTGGCAACCGCCTGTGATCGACAACCGCGTCGGGCGCGTCACGCTGTTGCAGTACCGCCTCAGCGGGGGCGGGGTCGATGGAGCCGGGACGCTCGCTCGCGTCCGATTCAAGATCACCAAGGAGGGCTCCACCGTTGTCGGCTTCGCGCGCCTCAAGCTCTCCGACAACACCGGTTCCGCCATTGCCGGCGTTTCGGTCGAGTCCACTGTGAGCGCGACGGGTCCCGCCCAACTCACGATCGTCGTCACGCCGCGCGTGATCGACAACCAGTTGGAGGTCGTCGTCGCGGTCACAGATGCGTCGAACATCGAGAACTACGAGCTCAAGGTTCCGTACTCGCTCAACCATCTCGAGCTGCTGTCCGGCGTGCCGAACATCCGAGGCACAGGCACGCCGACGGCGGGCGCCGTCATGACGCTGCGATTCCGTATCTGGGAAGGTGGAGACCTTATCTTCCGTCCGTCCGGCGTTGTGCGAAGCCCGAAGGGCGAGAAGGGGAGGCTTCAGGTCGCGGAGGGGCAGATACACGTCGTCGCGTCGCCACCGGTCGACGTGAACAAGGATTACCGCGTCGACGCGGCGGACCTCGTGATTCTCGGCAGAAACTTCGACACCGAGGTGGTTGGGTCGGTGCGCCCCAATCCGGACGTGAACCGGGACGGCATCGTCGATCTCTTCGACTTCGTCGCGGTCGCCGTGGCATTCGGCGAGACGTACAGCGCCGTAGCGGCCTCACCACCGGTCGTCGCGGCGTCGAACGCGCGGGGCAGTCGCGTCGGCGCGCGCGACGCGCAACGCCTGCGCGCGATCTTGGGGCGTCTGGATCAGCTCGGTGACGGCAGCGCTGAGGTCTCCAGAGCCCGGCGAGTTCTCGTCCGACTGCTGGGCGAAGGAATGGTGACCGGGAGAACGACGCTGCTGGCGGCGTATCCGAGTCCCGCGAATCCCGAGACGTGGATACCGTTCGAGCTCGACTCACCTTCGGATGTCGATATCGTCGTGTTCAATGCGCTCGGAAACGTCGTGCGCCGGCTGGAGCTCGGCTGGAGGAAGGCGGGTTCCCATATCAGTCGTGACGGAGCTGCCTACTGGGACGGCGCGAACGACGCTGGCGAGCCCGTGAGCAGCGGCGCTTACTGGGTCCAGCTCCGAACCGCCACAGGAGACGACACGCGACGGGTCCTGCTCGTGAAGTAGGGCACGCGCCTGCGGTTCGCGGGCGTTCCTTGAGCAGTTCCTGGGCGGTGCCGATCTTGACGGCATGTAGCCCGTGTGGTAGCTTGCGTGCGGCGTCGAAGCGCTGTTTCAGTGAGGCGTCTGCCCATCGCCGAGGCGAGCAGAACCCGTGGCAGTGTCGCGCGAGCCCAGTGTCCGAATTGCCTTCGCCAAGTCCACAATTCCTCGGCCACGCCGTGATTCGCGGTGTGACACAGGTTTCAGGATCGCCGTCGCGCCGACGCTTCGGATGGCGGACGACCCAAGAGTTGGAAGCGGGCATGCCGGCGGGATCGCTGATCTGACGCTCGCGCAACGGTCGCGCGCACTGCCGCAGCCTGCCGTGCCGCCGCGTCCGAGGGGGCACGGCCGCCGACTCCTGGATGGGCTGACGTACGAAGCTGTCCACCGATTGCTCTTGCTGCCGGGACCCAGGCGACCAACATCCGGGTTCACGTTTCTGAGTCGGATCCGTCGGCGGGCTGTCGTTCTGTCAGGAGCTGCCTTCCTGAGTGTCCTGCTCTCGACCATGGCTCCGATAGCCGCCGTCGTGCCTTTGGCTGCTTGCCTCAGCATCGCCATCGCCGAGAAGCGCGCCGGATGGGTCCGGCTGTCGCCTTTCGCCACCCGTCTCACCCACGCGGTCCTAATCCTCGTGGGCATCGGAATCGTCCTAGACGGTGTGATGCTGTGGCTCTCGCGTCAGTGATGCGTGTCAGCCGACTGAATCGCCTTGTTCGTTCTCCTGTTAACCGTGTGAGGAACGCTGCCGAATGACTCGCCGTGGGTCGTTGACGACACCGTTGCGAAGGGCTGGTCGGATGAACACAACCAGGCATGACGCCCAACGTGCATTGGGATTCCAACCGACCCGCGAGCGGCGGTCGCGCGCCGCTTTGCTCGTTTCGCTGTCCCTGCACCTTGCCGCCGCCATTACGATGGGCATCGTGCTGATGATGCAGGTCGAAGTCTACCGCGTCCTCGATGCGATCGACGTCGAGTGGTTCCAGTTACCCAACGCGCCGCAGATGGTGAAGAAGCGGCTCAAGACGCCCATCGAAGAGAAGCCCAAGGAGGACGAAAGACCGCTGGCTCGGGAAGTGCCTGACAAGCTGATGAAGCAGGCGAACAACCCCATCACCGAAGTGCGCCAGTGGAGCCCTCGGATCGTCCTGCAAGACGCGGAGAACAACCTTCTGCCGCGCACCCAGAGGCTCCCAGACATTGCCACTGCCGCCGACCTTCAGTTGAGCTCCGACGTGACGAGCTTGTCGCAGCTTCGCTCGTTGCCGGGAGCCACCGACGGTCAGGGAAAGGTCACGGGACGAACCCGTGTTCGCGGTTCGGGTCTCGGATCGATGCTCTACGGCAACGACGGAACCGGCGACGGTCTGCTCGGAGGCGGAGGTCGCTCGGGAGTGGGCGATCCGCTGAACATCCTCGACTTCCTGCGCGGCAAGGGCGATCACGGTCGGATCGTCTACGTGCTCGACGTTTCGGCGAGCATGGGCGCGGCGGGGCTCTACAAGCTCGAGTTGGCGAAATCGGCGCTCATCGATCACATGTTCCTGCTCACGGAACAAGACACGTTCAACATCCTGACGTTCTCCGCCAACGTGTCTCGCATGGGAGGCGAGGCAGTCACTGCGACCGCGGACAACTTGTCGAAGGCGAAACGCTATCTCGATCGATTCACACAGCAGTCGATCGGCGACAACAACGGCACGAACACGTTGGGAGCCCTGCAGGCTGCCTTCGCGATGCAGCCAGATGTCGTCGTGTTGCTGACAGACGGTGTTCCGACGAGCGCTTACGGCTCCGTCGTCGAGACGGACCCGGAGAAGATCGTCCAGGGAGTCCGACGCGCGAACGCGTCGCAGGCGGGGCTCTTCATCGTCGGGTTGGAGCTGGATGTCAAGGATTCCCCGAACGCTCCGGGAGCCATCCTACTCAAGCGCCTCGCGGACCAGACAGGCGGCCGCATCCGGTTCGTCGGGCGGGACGAGCTCGTCCGCTACCGTGACAGCCTCGCGACGAGCCGCTAGCGCATGGGCACCCCTGGACGGGTTCGCCCCCATCTGACCGACGACCAACTGTCGATGCCGCAGGAGGAGATCGTCGCTGCTCAGCGACAGCAACTCGCCCGCCTGGGTCTGCGCACCGACGAGCTGATCGATCTCGCGCGGTCAGCCCACGAAGAGCTAGGCGTCCCAACCGTTCTGCTCTGGAACACGACGACAGACGAGGTGCTTCCGACGCCGCTCGACTGGGAGGGGCATACCAACGTGCACGCGCTGCCTGACGCGGTCTACGAGTCTGCTCGCGGTGCGCTGACGGACTCTTGCGACGGACGCACG contains the following coding sequences:
- a CDS encoding VWA domain-containing protein, producing MTRRGSLTTPLRRAGRMNTTRHDAQRALGFQPTRERRSRAALLVSLSLHLAAAITMGIVLMMQVEVYRVLDAIDVEWFQLPNAPQMVKKRLKTPIEEKPKEDERPLAREVPDKLMKQANNPITEVRQWSPRIVLQDAENNLLPRTQRLPDIATAADLQLSSDVTSLSQLRSLPGATDGQGKVTGRTRVRGSGLGSMLYGNDGTGDGLLGGGGRSGVGDPLNILDFLRGKGDHGRIVYVLDVSASMGAAGLYKLELAKSALIDHMFLLTEQDTFNILTFSANVSRMGGEAVTATADNLSKAKRYLDRFTQQSIGDNNGTNTLGALQAAFAMQPDVVVLLTDGVPTSAYGSVVETDPEKIVQGVRRANASQAGLFIVGLELDVKDSPNAPGAILLKRLADQTGGRIRFVGRDELVRYRDSLATSR